A genomic region of Tamandua tetradactyla isolate mTamTet1 chromosome 2, mTamTet1.pri, whole genome shotgun sequence contains the following coding sequences:
- the LOC143667584 gene encoding lipocalin Can f 6.0101-like: MKLLLLCLGLSVVYAHQEGNQAVVKSNFDISKISGEWYSILLASDIRERIEENGDMRVFVGYTQLLANSSLFYKYYAIINGECTEIPVVCDKTEEKGVYSFVFEGYNTFYIIETDYDTYIVYITTNFNNGTEYKVLELHGREPDLNQQLKQKFVNICQKYGIVEENVLDLTKVDRCLSARSKGDAPASSAE; encoded by the exons ATGAAGCTGCTGTTGCTGTGTCTGGGGCTGAGTGTGGTCTATGCACATCAGGAAGGAAACCAGGCTGTTGTGAAGAGCAACTTTGATATATCAAAG ATTTCAGGGGAATGGTACTCCATTCTCTTGGCTTCAGATATCCGAGAACGGATAGAAGAAAATGGTGACATGAGGGTTTTTGTGGGATACACACAACTGCTGGCCAACTCTTctctgttctataaatattatGCAAT CATAAATGGAGAATGTACTGAAATTCCTGTGGTTTGTGACAAAACAGAAGAGAAGGGTGTATACAGTTTTGTCT TTGAAGGATATAATACATTTTACATCATTGAAACTGATTATGATACATATATTGTTTATATAACCACCAATTTCAACAACGGGACAGAATACAAAGTGCTGGAGCTCCATG GCCGAGAGCCAGATCTGAACCAACAACTCAAGCAGAAGTTCGTGAATATTTGCCAAAAATATGGAATTGTTGAGGAAAATGTACTTGACCTGACCAAAGTTG ATCGCTGTCTCAGTGCCCGCAGTAAGGGAGACGCCCCGGCCTCCAG TGCCGAGTGA